A stretch of the Thermus thermophilus genome encodes the following:
- the dnaX gene encoding DNA polymerase III subunit gamma/tau, giving the protein MSALYRRFRPLTFQEVVGQEHVKEPLLKAIREGRLAQAYLFSGPRGVGKTTTARLLAMAVGCQGEDPPCGVCPHCQAVQRGAHPDVVEIDAASNNSVEDVRELKERIHLAPLSAPRKVFILDEAHMLSKSAFNALLKTLEEPPPHVLFVFATTEPERMPPTILSRTQHFRFRRLTEEEIASKLRRILEAVGREAEEEALLLLARLADGALRDAESLLERFLLLEGPLTRKEVERALGLPPKEALAQIAASLARGKTAEALGLARRLYGEGYAPRSLVSGLLEVFREGLYAAFGLGETPLPAPPQALIAAMTALDEAMERLARRSDALSLEVALLEAGRALAAEALPQPTGAPSPEAGPKPETPPAQEAAPEPPRPEEAPDLRERWRAFLEALRPTLRAFVREARPEVREGQLRLAFPEDKAFHYRKALEQKARLLPLAQAHFGAEEVVLVLEGEKKSLSPRPRPAPPPEAPAPPSPPEAEVEAEVKVEEEAPEEALRRVVRLLGGRVLWVRRPRTREAPEEEPLSQDEIGGTGI; this is encoded by the coding sequence CCCCCTCACCTTCCAGGAGGTGGTGGGGCAGGAGCACGTGAAGGAGCCCCTTCTCAAGGCCATCCGGGAGGGGAGGCTCGCCCAGGCCTACCTCTTCTCCGGGCCCCGGGGGGTGGGCAAGACCACCACGGCGAGGCTCCTCGCCATGGCGGTGGGGTGCCAGGGGGAAGACCCCCCTTGCGGGGTCTGCCCCCACTGCCAGGCGGTGCAGAGGGGCGCCCACCCGGACGTGGTGGAGATTGACGCCGCCAGCAACAACTCCGTGGAGGACGTGCGGGAGCTAAAGGAGAGGATCCACCTCGCCCCCCTCTCCGCCCCCAGGAAGGTCTTCATCCTGGACGAGGCCCACATGCTCTCCAAAAGCGCCTTCAACGCCCTCCTCAAGACCCTGGAGGAACCCCCGCCCCACGTCCTCTTCGTCTTCGCCACCACCGAGCCCGAGAGGATGCCTCCCACCATCCTCTCCCGCACCCAGCACTTCCGCTTCCGCCGCCTCACGGAGGAGGAGATCGCCTCTAAGCTCCGGCGCATCTTGGAGGCCGTGGGGCGGGAGGCGGAGGAGGAGGCCCTCCTCCTCCTCGCGCGCCTGGCGGACGGGGCCCTGAGGGACGCGGAAAGCCTCCTGGAGCGCTTCCTCCTCCTGGAAGGCCCCCTCACCCGGAAGGAGGTGGAGCGCGCCCTAGGCCTCCCCCCCAAGGAGGCCCTGGCCCAGATCGCCGCCTCCCTCGCAAGGGGGAAAACGGCGGAGGCCCTGGGCCTCGCCCGGCGCCTCTACGGGGAAGGGTACGCCCCGAGGAGCCTGGTCTCGGGCCTTTTGGAGGTGTTCCGGGAGGGCCTTTACGCCGCCTTCGGCCTCGGGGAAACACCCCTTCCCGCCCCGCCCCAGGCCCTGATCGCCGCCATGACCGCCCTGGACGAGGCCATGGAACGCCTCGCCCGCCGCTCCGACGCCTTAAGCCTGGAGGTGGCCCTCCTGGAAGCGGGAAGGGCCCTGGCCGCCGAGGCCCTGCCCCAGCCCACGGGCGCCCCCTCCCCGGAGGCCGGCCCCAAGCCGGAAACCCCCCCGGCCCAGGAGGCGGCCCCGGAACCCCCTAGGCCCGAGGAGGCCCCCGACCTGCGGGAACGGTGGCGGGCCTTCCTCGAGGCCCTCAGGCCCACCCTCCGGGCCTTCGTGCGGGAAGCCCGCCCGGAGGTCCGGGAAGGCCAGCTCCGCCTCGCCTTCCCCGAGGACAAGGCCTTCCACTACCGCAAGGCCTTAGAACAGAAGGCGAGGCTCCTCCCCCTGGCCCAGGCCCACTTCGGGGCGGAGGAGGTCGTCCTCGTCCTGGAGGGAGAAAAAAAAAGCCTGAGCCCAAGGCCCCGCCCGGCCCCCCCTCCTGAAGCGCCCGCGCCCCCAAGCCCTCCCGAGGCGGAGGTAGAGGCGGAGGTAAAGGTGGAAGAGGAGGCCCCAGAGGAGGCCTTGAGGCGGGTGGTCCGCCTCCTGGGGGGGCGGGTGCTCTGGGTGCGGCGGCCCAGGACCCGGGAGGCGCCGGAGGAGGAACCCCTGAGCCAAGACGAGATAGGGGGTACTGGTATATAA
- a CDS encoding phosphohydrolase: MGRLRGRLRRLLRALFAQEVPDDAFALRFLEGEERALYLAMDPRDRAHGVRVAQRLLKAHPEAPGYAVRAALLHDAGKAVRPYRTLERVLAGLFAPPLPPYPLRRGLLGAFQVRRHHPLYAAQRIRDPRVRALVLEHHAPKSLWGRRLHEADREE, translated from the coding sequence ATGGGTCGGCTTCGGGGGCGCCTCCGGCGCCTCCTCCGGGCCCTTTTCGCCCAGGAGGTGCCGGACGATGCCTTTGCCCTGCGCTTCCTGGAGGGGGAGGAACGGGCGCTCTACCTCGCCATGGACCCCCGGGACCGGGCCCACGGGGTGCGGGTGGCCCAAAGGCTCCTTAAGGCCCACCCCGAGGCCCCGGGCTACGCGGTGCGGGCCGCCCTCCTCCACGACGCGGGGAAGGCGGTAAGGCCCTACCGGACCTTGGAGCGGGTCCTCGCCGGGCTTTTCGCCCCGCCCCTCCCCCCCTACCCCCTACGGCGGGGCCTCCTCGGGGCCTTCCAGGTGCGCCGCCACCACCCCCTCTACGCCGCCCAGAGGATCCGGGACCCCAGGGTGCGGGCTCTGGTCCTCGAGCACCACGCCCCCAAAAGCCTCTGGGGGCGGAGGCTTCACGAGGCGGACCGGGAGGAATAG
- a CDS encoding metal-sensitive transcriptional regulator codes for MTRTTDLGQETVDNILKRLRRIEGQVRGLQKMVAEGRPCDEVLTQMTATKKAMEAAATLILHEFLNVCAAEVSEGKVNPKKPEEIATMLKKFI; via the coding sequence ATGACGCGGACCACCGACCTCGGACAAGAGACCGTGGACAACATCCTCAAGCGCCTCCGCCGTATAGAGGGCCAGGTGCGGGGGCTCCAGAAGATGGTGGCCGAAGGCCGCCCCTGCGACGAGGTCCTCACCCAGATGACCGCCACCAAGAAGGCCATGGAGGCGGCGGCCACCCTAATCCTCCACGAGTTCCTAAACGTCTGCGCCGCCGAGGTCTCCGAGGGCAAGGTGAACCCCAAGAAGCCCGAGGAGATCGCCACCATGCTGAAGAAGTTCATCTAG